GATTGGTCGTATCCACGATCGGATGAAGTTTTTTCCTGGACCAATCCGCGAGGTCCAGGGCTACGGATGCTACGGGTGCTTACCTCGAAATCGCCCCCGTATTCTTTGTGTTCTTCGTATTATCAAATTCCCGTGGGGGAGCGGACCGTGCGCGGAAGGGCGGAGCCGGTCCGCGGCTCCGCCGTCCTCGACCTGCTCCGCGCTCACGCCCCGCCGCGCTCGCGCGGGATCTTCTGGCCCGCCTCGACCGCGACCGGCAGCCGGTTCTCGGCCGGCGGCAGCGGGCAGGTCGCCAGATCGGTATACGCGCACGGCAGGTTCGCCGCACGGTTGAAGTCCAGGACGACCGTGCCGTCGGCGCCGGGCTCCTCCACCCCGAGGACACGGTTCGCCGCGTACGTGGTCACCCCGGAGGTCGCGTCGGTGAACAGGACCGTCAGCCGGCCGGGTACGTGCCCGGGGAACGCGGTCAGCGACAGCTCCCGCCCCTCAAGTGAGAACGCGATCCGGCCCGGCGCGTCGTACACGTGCTCGAGACCCTCGACGGCGGCGCCGACGGTGGTCGGGCGCGGCGTCTCGAACGGCAGCCAGCGGCCGGTCACCACCCAGCGCGGGTCGGGCGCGTAGGCGGGCGTCCCGGTGAAGGCGGTGCGCAGCGGGGCGTCCGGATGACGGGGGCGGACGATGTCGTTGCCGCCGCGCCTGGCCACCTCGATCACCGCGTCGCCCCACACGGCGTCGACACCGCCGCGCTCGGGCAGCACACCGAAGTGGTGCGTGCCGCGCACCGGCGCCCCGCCGACGGTCAGTTCCTCGCCGTCGTCGAGACGCACATGGACGCCCTCGCCGTCGGTCCACCAGGAGCCGGGGGCGTCGGGGAACCGCTGCGGGCCGTCGTGCAGCCAGTGCAGTCCGGTGATCGCGAGGAAGCCGTGCGGGTCGGCGAGGCGCTCCTCCTGTGCGCGGTACCAGTCGAGCCAGTCCCGGGTGAAGGCCTGGAGGTCCGTCGTGGTGGCCTCGGTGGTCATGGGTGCTCCTTCGTCGTCGTGCGAGGTGTGGTCCTCGCGGTCTGCTGCGGTGCCGGCCGACGTGACGTCGACCGGCCTTGTCATGACGCCAGTTCGCCCAGGAGCGCCCAGGTGCGCCTGCGGTCGGCGGTGCCGGCGATCTCGGTGGTGGAGAAGACCACCTCGGTCGCGCCGGCGTCCCGGTAGCGGCGCACCTCGGCGGCGACCGTCCGCTCGTCGCCGACCACCGCGAGATCGGACGCCCGGCTGCCGCCGGAGAGTCCGATGACCCGCGCGTAGGACGGGAACTGCTCGTAGAACGCGAGCTGTTCGGTGAACTTCGCCCGGACGGCGTCGACGTCGTCGGTGACCACCCCGGGCACCATGGCCACGATCCGGGGCGCCGGACGCCCGGCGGCGCGGGCCGCGGCGGTGACCGCCGGGACGATGTGCTCCGCCAGGGCCCGCGGACCCGCCAGGTACGGCAGGATGCCGTCCGCCAGCTCGCCGCTGACCCGCAGCGCCTGCGGGCCCATCGCGGCGACCAGCAACGGGACGCCGCCCTCGGCGCCCGGCACCCGCGCCGGGAGCGGAGTGACGGCCGTGAGCAGTTCACCGTGGAAGTCGGCGGTGCCGTCCCTCGTCAACTGCCGTAGCGCGGTGAGGAATTCACGGAGCCGGCCGATCGGCCGCTCGAAGGGCAGCCCGAAACCGGTCTCCGTCAGCAGCCGGGTGCCGAGGGCGAGCCCGAGGTGGTAGCGGCCGTGCGTGGCCGCCTGCGCGGTCTGCGCCTGGCTGGAGACGACGAGCGGATGCCGCCCGAAGACGGGGATCGCGGACGTGCCCACGTGCAGTCCCGGCACCTCGCGCCCGACGAGCGCCGCGAGCTGGGGCGAGTCGGCGCCGAAGGTCTGCCCGAACCACGCCGAGCGCAGCCCGGCCGCCGCCGCCTCGCGGGCCAGCTCCACGGAAGCGTCGATCTGGTTCTTCGCGTCGGACGCGTTGAGCGCTACTCCTACAGTCATGTCTGTCGCAACGGCCGCCGCGCGAGAGCGCATTCCGGCCGGGTGTGACAGCTTCTTGTCAGTCGTGTGAACCGCCACCGGCCCGCGCCACCGACGGCGGGCGGAGCGGAGGCGAGCGGTCCGCGCCGTTCCACAGCGTGGACTGCGGCTGGTGCGCCGCCGCCCGCTGCGGTACAACTTCCCCCATGATCCGCGAAGCCCTGGTACGCCGCCTGGTCGTCGACCTGTGCCGCCGTACGGCCGCGTGTTGTTGATCCTGCCTCGCTGACCCGCCGCGTCCCGTGGCCCCTCGGGCCCGACCGCCGTCGCGTCGCCCCTTTTCCCGGTTCCCGCCCGGTGCCCTCGCGCGCGCCGGTGTCCGCTCGCCGTTCCCCTCCGAGGCCCGTGGAGGTCCTCCGTGCCCACAGCATCCGCCGCGCCCGCGGCGCTGCGCGATCCCGCGGACGAGGCGGAGCCCGCGCCCCGCCGCCGGGCCCGCTCCCGGCTCGCGGGCGTGTCCCGGCGGCTGGCGCTGCCGCTCGGCTCGCTCCTGCTGTTCCTCGCCGTCTGGCAGTCGGTGGCCGCCGCCGGCACCTGGAGCGAGACCCTCGTGCCGCCCCCGGCCAAGGTGTGGGGCGCCTTCGTCGACGTCTCCACCACCCATGACGGGGTGCGCGGCTACAACGGCACCTACCTCGTGGAGCACCTCGGCATCAGCCTGCGCCGCATCGCGTTCGGAGCCGGCCTCGGCATCGTCATCGGAGTGGCGTTCGGCCTGGTCATGGGCACCGTCGGCTGGGTGCGGTCGCTGTTCGAACCGTGGATCACCTTTCTGCGGACGCTGCCGCCGCTCGCGTACTTCTCCCTCCTGATCGTCTGGCTCGGCATCGACGAGGAACCGAAGATCACCCTGCTGGCGGTGGCGGCGTTCCCGCCGGTCGCGGTCGCCACCGCCGCCGCCGTCGCCGCGGCACCCCGCCACCTCCAGGAGGCGGCCCGCGCGCTCGGCGGCTCCCGCCGCGACGTCGTCCGGGACGTCGTGCTGCCGTCCGCGCTCCCGGAGATCTTCACCGGCGTCCGGCTGGCCGTCGGGGTCGCCTACTCCTCGCTCGTCGCCGCCGAACTCGTCAACGGCCTGCCCGGCATCGGCGGCATGGTCAAGGACGCGGCCAACTACAACAACACCCCGGTGGTGCTCGTCGGGATCGCCGCCATCGGCATCTCGGGGCTCCTCATCGACGGGCTCCTGCTCCGCCTCGAACGCGCCGTCGTGCCCTGGCGCGGCCACACCTGACCCGCCCCGCCCGACCGCCCGCGCACCGCCCCGACAGAACAGGCTTCCCATGACCACTCAGGAGACCGGCGCCCGCACCGGATTGCCCCCGAGCCGCCCGACCCGCCGCGCCCTGCTCGCCGCCGCGCTCGGCGCCGCGTCCGTCGCCGTCACCGGCTGCTCCTCGGACGGCGGCGGATCCGGCGGCGGCAAGCGGCTGCGCGTCGGCTACTTCGCCTTCCCCAGCGGCGACCTGCTGGTGAAGAACCGCAAGCTGCTGGAGAAGGCGCTGCCCGACCACACGATCTCCTGGATCAAGTTCGACTCGGGCGCCAGCGTCAACCAGGCGTTCATCGGCGGCTCCCTCGACATCGCGGCCCTGGGATCGAGCCCGTTCGCGCGGGGCATCGCGGGCTCCTCGCCGATCCCCTACAAGGTCGCCTTCGTCCTCGACGTCGCGGGCGAGAACGAGGCCCTGGTGGCGCGCAAGTCCACCGGCGTCACCGACGTGGCGGGGCTCAAGGGCAGAACGGTCGCCACCCCCTTCGCGTCCACCTCGCACTACAGCCTCCTCGCGGCCCTCGAACAGGCCGGACTCAGCGCCTCCGACGTCAAGTTGATCGACCTCCAGCCGCAGCCGATCCTCGCCGCCTGGCAGCGCGGCGACATCGACGCGGCCTATGTGTGGCTGCCCGCCCTCGACGAACTCCGCGCCGACGGAACGCAGTTGACCAGCAGCAAGGAGATAGGCGCGCAGGGCAAGCCGACCCTGGACCTGGCCGTGGTCTCCGACGCGCTGATCGCCGAGGACCCCGGGACCATCGCGACCTGGCGCAAGGTCGAGGCCGAAGGGCTGCGCCGGCTCGCCTCCGACCCGGAGGGCTCGGCGCGGGCCATCGCCGCCGAACTCGGCATCAGCCTCGCCGACGCCAAGGCCCAGCTCTCCCAGGGCGTCTTCCTCACCCCGCGCCAGATCGCCTCGGCCGACTGGCTCGGCACCGAGGGCAGCCCAGGACGGCTCGCCTCCTATCTGACCGACACCGGGGCGTTCCTCGCGGGCCAGAAACAGATCGAGGCCGCGCCGTCCGAGGAGACCGTCCGCAAGGCGCTCTATCTGAAGGGGCTGCCCGATGGTCTCGCGTGAGACGGGAGGCCCCCGGCCGACCACCGGCGCCGCACTCCCTGGCGCCGAACTCCCCGGCGCCGTGCGCCTGGACGACGTCATCCACCGCTACGGCCGGGGCGACGACGCCGTCACCGCCGTCGGCCCGGTCCGACTCGACGTCGAGCCGGGCGAGTTCGTCGTGCTGGTCGGCGCGTCCGGCTGCGGCAAGAGCACCCTGCTGCGGCTGCTCGCCGGGTTCGAACAGCCCACCCACGGCACCGTGCGGGTCTCCGGCGCCGCACCCCGGCCGGGGCACGCCGCGGGCGTGGTGTTCCAGCAGCCGCGCCTCATGCCATGGCGCACCGTCGGCGGCAACGTCGATCTGGCGCTGCGCTACGCGGGCGTCCCCAAGGACCGGTGGGCCGGGCGGCGGGCCGAACTCCTCGACCGCGTCGGCCTCGACGGCACCGAACGGCGGCGGGTCTGGGAGATCTCCGGCGGCCAGCAGCAACGCGTCGCCATCGCCCGCACGTTGGCCGCCGAGAACCCCGTCCTGCTCCTCGACGAACCGTTCGCCGCGCTCGACGCCCTGACCCGCGAGCGGCTCCAGGAGGACGTGCGCCAGGTCGCCGCGCGGACCGGCCGCACCACCGTGTTCGTCACCCACTCCGCGGACGAGGCGGTCTTCCTCGGCTCCCGGGTGGTGGTGCTGAGCAGACGTCCGGGGACCGTCGTCCTCGACCTGCCCGTCGACCTCCCGCGCGACGGCGTCGACGCCGAAGAACTGCGCGGCAGCGCGGAGTTCGCGGAACTCCGGGCGCGCGTCGGCCACGAGGTGAAGGCCGCCGCGGCCTGAACGACGCGCCGGCCGAACCGACATGAGGACCAAGCACCGGCACCGGTCGCGAGGACCGCTCGCGTCAACGCTCAAGGCCCGCTCGCAGGAACCGCTTTCAGGAATCACTCAAGGACCGCTCACAAGGACCGCTCACAAGGACCGGCCCCAGGACCGCACACCAACGGAAAGGGAATCAGCATGACCGTCATCACCGCACCGTCCCACCACCCCGAGGCGACCCGCCCGACAGGTCCCGGCTCCGCCGGCCTGCTGATCGACCCGCTCGGCCCGAGCTTCGGCGCCGAGGTGCGCGGCATCGACCTCGGCCACCTCGACGACGACCAGGTGGCCGCCCTGCGCACGGCGCTTGTCACCCACAAGGTGATCTTCCTGCCCGGCCAGGACATCGACGACCACGCGCAGATCGACCTCGGCCGCCGGCTGGGCGAGGTCACCGCGGGCCACCCGGTCCACGACTCGGGGGACGTCCCCGACGAGGTCTACTCCCTCGACAGCCAGGACAACGGGTTCGCCGACGTCTGGCACACCGACGTGACGTTCGTCCGCAGGCCGCCCGCGATCTCCGTGCTGCGCGCCGTGGTCCTGCCACCGCACGGTGGCGACACCTCCTGGGCCGACAGCCAGCTCGCCTACGAGTCGCTGACCCCGGGGCTGCGCGCCCTCATCGACCCGCTGACCGCCGTGCACGACGGCAGCCGCGAGTTCGGCTACTACCTCGCCCAGCGGCGCGAGGGACGCGGGAACCTCTGGGACGGCGAGGTCTTCACCGACCTCGTCCCGGTGGAGCACCCCGTGGTGCGCGTCCACCCCGAGACCGGCCGCAAGGGCCTGTTCGTGAACCCCGGTTTCACCTCGCACATCACCGGCGTCTCCGAGCACGAGAGCCGGGGCATCCTCGACATTCTCTACGCCCACCTCACCAAGCCCGAACACACCGTCAGGCACCGCTGGCAGTCGGGCGACATCGCGAT
The sequence above is a segment of the Streptomyces griseoviridis genome. Coding sequences within it:
- a CDS encoding DUF1684 domain-containing protein; protein product: MTTEATTTDLQAFTRDWLDWYRAQEERLADPHGFLAITGLHWLHDGPQRFPDAPGSWWTDGEGVHVRLDDGEELTVGGAPVRGTHHFGVLPERGGVDAVWGDAVIEVARRGGNDIVRPRHPDAPLRTAFTGTPAYAPDPRWVVTGRWLPFETPRPTTVGAAVEGLEHVYDAPGRIAFSLEGRELSLTAFPGHVPGRLTVLFTDATSGVTTYAANRVLGVEEPGADGTVVLDFNRAANLPCAYTDLATCPLPPAENRLPVAVEAGQKIPRERGGA
- a CDS encoding TIGR03564 family F420-dependent LLM class oxidoreductase encodes the protein MTVGVALNASDAKNQIDASVELAREAAAAGLRSAWFGQTFGADSPQLAALVGREVPGLHVGTSAIPVFGRHPLVVSSQAQTAQAATHGRYHLGLALGTRLLTETGFGLPFERPIGRLREFLTALRQLTRDGTADFHGELLTAVTPLPARVPGAEGGVPLLVAAMGPQALRVSGELADGILPYLAGPRALAEHIVPAVTAAARAAGRPAPRIVAMVPGVVTDDVDAVRAKFTEQLAFYEQFPSYARVIGLSGGSRASDLAVVGDERTVAAEVRRYRDAGATEVVFSTTEIAGTADRRRTWALLGELAS
- a CDS encoding ABC transporter permease, giving the protein MPTASAAPAALRDPADEAEPAPRRRARSRLAGVSRRLALPLGSLLLFLAVWQSVAAAGTWSETLVPPPAKVWGAFVDVSTTHDGVRGYNGTYLVEHLGISLRRIAFGAGLGIVIGVAFGLVMGTVGWVRSLFEPWITFLRTLPPLAYFSLLIVWLGIDEEPKITLLAVAAFPPVAVATAAAVAAAPRHLQEAARALGGSRRDVVRDVVLPSALPEIFTGVRLAVGVAYSSLVAAELVNGLPGIGGMVKDAANYNNTPVVLVGIAAIGISGLLIDGLLLRLERAVVPWRGHT
- a CDS encoding taurine ABC transporter substrate-binding protein, with product MLAAALGAASVAVTGCSSDGGGSGGGKRLRVGYFAFPSGDLLVKNRKLLEKALPDHTISWIKFDSGASVNQAFIGGSLDIAALGSSPFARGIAGSSPIPYKVAFVLDVAGENEALVARKSTGVTDVAGLKGRTVATPFASTSHYSLLAALEQAGLSASDVKLIDLQPQPILAAWQRGDIDAAYVWLPALDELRADGTQLTSSKEIGAQGKPTLDLAVVSDALIAEDPGTIATWRKVEAEGLRRLASDPEGSARAIAAELGISLADAKAQLSQGVFLTPRQIASADWLGTEGSPGRLASYLTDTGAFLAGQKQIEAAPSEETVRKALYLKGLPDGLA
- a CDS encoding ABC transporter ATP-binding protein, which translates into the protein MVSRETGGPRPTTGAALPGAELPGAVRLDDVIHRYGRGDDAVTAVGPVRLDVEPGEFVVLVGASGCGKSTLLRLLAGFEQPTHGTVRVSGAAPRPGHAAGVVFQQPRLMPWRTVGGNVDLALRYAGVPKDRWAGRRAELLDRVGLDGTERRRVWEISGGQQQRVAIARTLAAENPVLLLDEPFAALDALTRERLQEDVRQVAARTGRTTVFVTHSADEAVFLGSRVVVLSRRPGTVVLDLPVDLPRDGVDAEELRGSAEFAELRARVGHEVKAAAA
- a CDS encoding TauD/TfdA dioxygenase family protein, producing the protein MTVITAPSHHPEATRPTGPGSAGLLIDPLGPSFGAEVRGIDLGHLDDDQVAALRTALVTHKVIFLPGQDIDDHAQIDLGRRLGEVTAGHPVHDSGDVPDEVYSLDSQDNGFADVWHTDVTFVRRPPAISVLRAVVLPPHGGDTSWADSQLAYESLTPGLRALIDPLTAVHDGSREFGYYLAQRREGRGNLWDGEVFTDLVPVEHPVVRVHPETGRKGLFVNPGFTSHITGVSEHESRGILDILYAHLTKPEHTVRHRWQSGDIAIWDNRATSHYANRDYGDQHRVMHRITLRGDIPVGPVPATGL